The Streptomyces sp. NBC_01268 genome segment TCGGTGAGCAGGACCTCCAGGGTGCGGCCGCCGTGGGTGCGGGCGGCGACGACGAAGTCGCCGGAGAAGGACTGGCCGCCGGCCGGGCGCAGCGCCATCTCGCGGTGCCAGCCCTGGGGCAGGCGGGGCAGGGCGCTCTGTACCCGGATGCGTTCGCGCAGGTCGAAGAGCATGGTGCCGCCGCGTCGCCAGGGCACGCCGACGCGGGCCCGGAACTGGGCGATGAGCAGCCCGAAGAGTCCGCAGGCGGCGACCACCAGGACGGTGCCGGGGGTGACCCGGGCGGGGCCCTGGGTGTACGGGCCGAGGACCAGCGACTCGACGATGAGCGCGCCGGCGGCTGCCGCGTACAGGCCGAGCAGGCTGGCGGGGCGCAGCAGCAGTCCGCCGGCGACGATCGGCAGGGCGAGCGCGACCGGCGAGCACCAGACGGGGTTGAGGAGGGTGCCGCACATGATGGCGGGGACGGTGAGCAGGAGTCCGGCGAGGGCGATCCAGTCGGAGCCGTCGCCGCGGAAGTAGTCGACGCCGGACCGGCGCAGCGCGATGCGGGCCCGGAGGGCGCTCTTGCGCATCCGGGCCGCGTACGAGTCCACTCCGCCGCGACGTCCCATTGGCCTGGACCCTATCCACCCGATCGGCGCTCGTGCAGGGGGGACCCAGGTGACATTGCATTCGAAATCGGGTCGCGTCGGCCGGCGGGGCGCTGATATCGATGGCATATGACGACTGAACTCCGGGTTCTCGACCCGGCCGAGTGGGACGACTGGTACGGGGTGCTGGAGCTCGCCTTCGGCGGGGTTCCGGAGGCGGACGAGGAGCGGAAGCTCTGGCAGGACCTCACCGAGTACGAGCGCTCGATCGGCGCGTGGGACGGGGACCGCTGCGTCGGTACGGCGGGGGCGTTCACCTTCCGGCTCGCGGTGCCGGGCGGGGCCGTGGTCCCGGCGGCGGGCGTGACGATGGTGAGCGTGGCCGGGACGCACCGGCGGCGCGGCATCCTCACCTCGATGATGCGGCGCCAGCTGGACGACGTACGGGCGTGGGGCGAGCCGCTCGCGGTGCTGACGGCCTCGGAGCCGGAGATCTACGGGCGGTTCGGCTACGGCTTGGCGTCGTACGCGACGCACGCGACCATCGACACGACCCGGGTGCGGCTGACGGTGCCGCCGGGCACGGACGAGGTGTCGCTGCGGCTCGCGCCGCCGGAGCAGGCGCTGGACGCCTGCGAGGCGGTGTACGCGCGCCTGGTCACCGGCCGGCCGGGGATGCTGGAGCGGCGGCCGGGCTGGGAGCGGCAGGCGCTGATCGACCCGCCGGGCGACCGGGAGGGCGCCTCGCCGCGGCAGTGCGTGCTGGCGGAGCGCGGTGGCGAGGTCGTGGGGTACGCGCTGTACGCGGTCAAGCCCGCCTGGGCGTACGCGGGGGCCGACGGGTCGGTCGTCCTGCACCAGCTGGCGGGGCTCGACCCGGCGGCGGAGGCGGCGCTGTGGCGGTACCTGTGCTCGGTGGACCTGACCTCGCGGGTGCGGATCCACAGCCGCCCGGTGGACGACGCCTGGCAGCACCTGGTGAGCGATGTGCGCCGGTGCGAGCCGACGCTGCGGGACGTGCTGCACGTACGGCTCGTGGACGTGGGCGCGGCGCTGGAGGCACGGACGTACCAGGCGCCGGTGGACGTGGTGTTCGAGGTCGAGGACGCGTTCTGCCCGTGGAACGAGGGGCGGTGGCGACTGACGGGGGACGCGAAGGGGGCGACGTGCGTGCCGACTTCGGATCCGGCCGAGCTCTCGTTGTCCGTACGGGAGTTGGGGGCCGCGTATCTCGGGGGCGTGTCGCTCGTGTCGCTCGCGGCGGCGGGTCGGGTGCGGGAGCTGCGCGAGGGGGCGCTGGTCGAGGCGTCGGTGGCGTTCGGGTCACCGGTGGCGCCGTGGCTGCCGCACGGGTTCTAGCCGGGCGGCCACGTCAGCGGGACTGACAGCCCGGGCACCAGAAGAGGTTGCGGTTGGCCAGGTCCGCCGTGCGGATCTCCGTGTGGCAGATGTGGCACGGGAGGTTCGCGCGGCGGTAGACGTAGACCTCGC includes the following:
- a CDS encoding PP2C family protein-serine/threonine phosphatase; the encoded protein is MGRRGGVDSYAARMRKSALRARIALRRSGVDYFRGDGSDWIALAGLLLTVPAIMCGTLLNPVWCSPVALALPIVAGGLLLRPASLLGLYAAAAGALIVESLVLGPYTQGPARVTPGTVLVVAACGLFGLLIAQFRARVGVPWRRGGTMLFDLRERIRVQSALPRLPQGWHREMALRPAGGQSFSGDFVVAARTHGGRTLEVLLTDVSGKGMDAGSRALLLSGAFGGLLGSLPPHGFLPAANGYLLRQDWDEGFATSIHLVLDLDSGDYELLSAGHLPALQLHAGTGRWEEKAAEGPLLGVYDGAEFHPVKGSLRPGDVLMLFTDGLVEAADRDIAEGIDRLTGEADRYVAAGFEGAAWHLIEACAKDVNDDRALLLISRTG
- a CDS encoding GNAT family N-acetyltransferase — encoded protein: MTTELRVLDPAEWDDWYGVLELAFGGVPEADEERKLWQDLTEYERSIGAWDGDRCVGTAGAFTFRLAVPGGAVVPAAGVTMVSVAGTHRRRGILTSMMRRQLDDVRAWGEPLAVLTASEPEIYGRFGYGLASYATHATIDTTRVRLTVPPGTDEVSLRLAPPEQALDACEAVYARLVTGRPGMLERRPGWERQALIDPPGDREGASPRQCVLAERGGEVVGYALYAVKPAWAYAGADGSVVLHQLAGLDPAAEAALWRYLCSVDLTSRVRIHSRPVDDAWQHLVSDVRRCEPTLRDVLHVRLVDVGAALEARTYQAPVDVVFEVEDAFCPWNEGRWRLTGDAKGATCVPTSDPAELSLSVRELGAAYLGGVSLVSLAAAGRVRELREGALVEASVAFGSPVAPWLPHGF